One stretch of Arachis hypogaea cultivar Tifrunner chromosome 20, arahy.Tifrunner.gnm2.J5K5, whole genome shotgun sequence DNA includes these proteins:
- the LOC112784246 gene encoding protein HIGH CHLOROPHYLL FLUORESCENCE PHENOTYPE 173, chloroplastic produces MTSVNSFSALKALVRKADQEVVDMLPRSVEIVIGEVGDPATLKAAIEGCNKIIYCATARSTITGDLFRVDHLGVYNLCKAFQDYNNKLAQLHAGKSSKSKLVITKFKSLSSLDGWEVRQRTYFQDVVATKYDGGMDAKFEFTENGEAVFSGYVFTRGGFVELSKKLSLPLGSTLDRYWIPNK; encoded by the exons ATGACTTCAGTTAATTCTTTTTCTGCATTAAAGGCTTTGGTAAGGAAAGCAGATCAGGAGGTAGTGGACATGCTCCCAAGGTCGGTTGAGATAGTGATTGGGGAAGTTGGCGATCCAGCAACCCTCAAGGCTGCTATAGAAGGCTGTAATAAAATAATCTATTGTGCTACTGCCCGCTCTACCATTACAGGTGATCTCTTCAGAGTTGATCATCTAGGAGTTTATAATCTCTGTAAAGCATTTCAG GATTACAACAATAAATTGGCCCAGTTGCATGCTGGTAAAAGCAGTAAAAGCAAGCTTGTGATTACCAAATTCAAATCTTTGTCTTCATTGGATGGTTGGGAAGTTCGACAAAGAACTTACTTCCAGGATGTAGTTGCCACAAAATATGATGGAGGGATGGATGCTAAGTTTGAGTTCACTGAGAATGGAGAGGCTGTTTTCTCAG GGTATGTCTTCACTAGAGGAGGGTTTGTGGAACTGTCCAAAAAGCTTTCTCTACCTCTAGGTTCCACTCTTGACAGGTACTGGATAccgaataaataa